GAGTATTTTCAGCTCCTTAAATTTATCCCCGTCGCTTTCCCTTTTTATAACGCCTTTAACGCCGTTGCTTTCGCTTATGTATTCAACGGGAATTTTTAAAAACGCCCTTTCAACAATAGCTTCGTTCGGAACTTTAAGACCCTTTTGAAGTTTTTCGTTAACTTTAAAATCCATTGTTCTTATATCAAGAAAATCAGCCATATTCCTATCGCTTACAAAAACCACATATGTAGAATTTTCTCCGGCTTCCATACTTTCAATCTGCATCTGAACAGTTTTTTCCTCATCGTCCACAGTGGTGGTAAGCTCCATATAATCGCCCGTTTCCCATTCTGAAGCCACGCTGTTGGGCACATAGCTTACAACATACCATGTATTGCTTTTAATAAGCTTAAAAAGAGGCGAACCCGCACTTTGAGAAAGGCTCTTTGATATATATGACGGCCTTACCGTCATTTTAATTTGATCTTCGGCAATACTTGTCCTAACATCGGGAGTAACAATTTCCTCGAAATTGTCTACTTTAAGCGAAATAATTCCGCTTTCCGGCGCCGTCACAGTTTCGCTGTTGCCCGAAAGCTGGTTCTTAAACTGCTGCCTTTGGGCCGCAAGCTCGTCCGTGCTTTTTGAATTTTCTGCAAGCCAAATCTGGTTGCGCTGATTAATTTGGGTTTGTATCTGATTTTTAAAGGAATATATCTCGCTTAAATCATTATTAACAAATTTATATATGGAATTGTCAATGATATTTTCTATACTTTCCTCAACGCTTTTAATATCGTCTTTAAATAAAGAAAAATCCTCCCTGCTTTTTTGGGCTTCAAGTATGCTTTTATCTATTTTTTTAATTTCGCTTTCAATAACGTCAGTCGTTCCTGTATTTTTAACCGAACATATAACGGTGTTTTTTGCAACCCTGTCGTTTTCCGAATAATAGTATTCTGCCTGCCCGTCAATGGAACTGTTGATAACAACCTCGTCCCTGACTATAATTCCCCTAAGCGTTGCCGGAACGTCTATTGTGCCATAGTTAAGCGTTTCTATTGAAATAGAAGGCCTGTTTATAAGCTTAACAAGGTACCCCGAAAGATATATTGAAAGGACGATAAAAAGAAGCAGCGTACCAATCCTGTAATTCTTATTATTTTTTTTCTTTTTAACATTTGCAGGACGTTTTCCCGCCGGACGTTTTTTCATTTGTCTGCCTGCCAATTAACTTCCTCCAAAAGGCTGATGCCAACATCTACTATTTTTTGAACAAATTTTATTATAATACATTTTTTCCATTTGGTAAACATAATATATAGTTTTTTAGGTGAAATATATTGACAAATTTAATATAAAATATATATCCTTATGTTAATTAATGTAAAAGGAGGTTAAAAATATGCTGTTTGAAAACATTAGTTATCTGAACGAAAGCTTTGAAGTAATAAAAAATACAAATATACTTGTTGAGCATGATTTAATTTCTTATATAGGCAAAGAAACGCCGCGCAGTTACAACGGACGCAGATTAGACGGTAAAAATAAATTGCTTATGCCCGGTTTTGTAAACACTCACTGCCATGTTCCAATGACAATATTCAGAAGTCTTGGCGGTAATCTGCCTTTAGACAAATGGCTTGAAAATTTTATATTCCCTTTTGAAGCAAAGCTTACGGAAAAAGCCGTGTACACAGGCTCTCTTATTGGTATTTCAGAAATGATAAAAAGCGGCGTAACATCCTTTAACAATATGTATTATTTCAGCGAAACTATTTGCAGCGCAATAGATGAGAGCGGTATAAAAGCAAATATTGCCATGGAAGGCCTTTCTTTTGACGACTCTATCAATAACAAATATACCTGCAATAAAGACGATGCAATAAACTTTTTCAAAAATTACAATAATTCATGCGGCGGAAGAATTAAAACCGATCTTTCAATACATTCGGAATATACGGGAAACCCTCAAAAGGCCGAAATGATAGGCGCGCTTGCCCGCGAATTAAATACGGGAATTCAGCTTCATTTAAGCGAAACCGAAAAAGAAACAAAAGACTGTATCTTAAGGCATGGAAAAACCCCGCCGCAGTATTTTGAAAGCCTCGGCGTTTTTGATAACCACGTTACAGCGGCCCACTGCGTATATATAAACGATGATGACATTGAAATATTAAAAAATAAAAACGTAACCGTTTCACATTGCCCATTAAGCAATCTAAAGCTTGGAAGCGGAATTTGCGACATTTCAAAGCTGATTAATAAAGGGATTAACGTAACCATAGGAACAGACGGAGCGGCGTCAAACGATAACCTTAACTTCCTTGAAGATATAAAAATGTCGGCGCTTTTAGCAAAAGGCATCCATAAGGACGCGTCCATGATAAGCTCTGAAGATATAATAAAAGCCGCGACAGTAAACGGCGCGCTGTCGCAGCGCCGCTATGACACAGGCGTAATTGCACCCGGAAAGAAAGCGGATTTATTTGTCATGGATTTCAGCGGCATTAACCTTCTGCCGGGGAATGATTTTCTTAACGGCCTTATATACGCTTCACTTCCGGAAAATATAATTTTGACAATGGCAGACGGAAAAATACTATATGAAAACGGTGTTTTTACGGGAATTGACATAGAAAAACTCAAATATGAAGCTATAGGAATACTAGGAGAAATTAAATAAACATAATTAAAGCCGTCTTAAAACAAAGCTCCCGATTTTAAATACAGGACAAAATCCAAATTATAATAAAACTATAATTCTATGCAAAACGGGCGCATAGCCTAAAAACGGATATGTCTTTGCCGCCTGATTAAAAATATAAAGAAAAGCGCCGCTTTAAGCGGCGCAAACTTTAACCCGGAATGCCGTTCCTCCCCCTTGACACCTAGCCTCGGCTAGGTGGGTATCCGCAACGGTAGCATTTGTCTTCCTCTGCCCAAAGGGAATTAGCTTGAGGCCTGACATAGCTTCGTTTATAGGATTCCCTTATATATAATGTAGGTTCAAAATAGGCAGGCTGTCGAACACCCCAGGTATTTAAAACACTATTCAGACTTTAAACTTAAAGCCGAAATCACAGAACCAATAATAAGAAAAATATCAGCTATATTAAATATCGGCGCGGATTTTGCTTTAATGTACAAAAAATCCGTCACTTCCATATCGCGCAGACGATCAATTAAATTTCCCGCCGCTCCCGCCAGAAGAAAAGAAAATCCTGTTTTAAGGCTTTTAATTCCCTTAACCGGCAGCATAATAATGAATAATATATATCCGATAACGGTTAGAACGGCTGTTGCAGTTGAAATTGCTTTAATATGGCCGCTGAATACGCTGAAAGAAATCCCCGTATTTTTTTTGTGCCATATATAAAACCTGTTTTTTATAACCTCATGCTTTTCATTAATGCCAAGCTTTTTCTTAACTAACCTTTTTGTTAATTGGTCTACAGATATTATTAAAAAGTTTATAATTAAATATACCACAGTTCAATCCTTAAAATTTACCTTTTCTGTAATTTCTTTTATGATTATAACACATAATAAAACAAAATGAAATACTTTAAATAAAATTTATTTGCTTGTATTAAATCTGCAAAAGTATTATAATTTTAATTAAGTATCATTTTTAACCAATATTGAAAGGTGGTAATTAAAATGGCTTTAGTAACAACAAAAAAAATGTTTGAAAAAGCATTTGAAGGCAAATACTCAATCGGCGCTTTCAATATCAACAACATGGAAATTATACAGGCTGTTGTCGAAGCGGCGAAGAAACACAATTCTGCCGTCATACTACAGGTTTCAAAAAGCGCACTCAAATATGCCCACCCTGCTTATTTAAAAGCAATGGTTGAAGCGGCCGTTGCCGAAACAGGGCTTGACATTGCTCTGCACTTAGATCATGGCGCCGATTTTGAAATATGCAAGGAATGTATTGAAGCAGGCTTTACATCAGTAATGTTTGACGGTTCACACTTTGACTATGAAGAGAATGTTGCAAAGACAAAAGAAATAGTAGATTATGCACATTCAAAAGGCGTCGTAGTCGAGGCTGAATTGGGAAAACTCGCCGGCGTTGAAGATGAAGTTAAAGTTTCCGCCGAAGGGGCGACATATACCGATCCGGATCAGGCTGTGGACTTTGTAAAACGCACAGGCGTAGACTCCCTTGCTATCGCAATAGGCACAAGCCATGGCGCGTATAAATTTAAAGGCGAAGCAAAACTTGATTTTGACAGGCTTAAAACGATTACCGAAAAGCTTGAAGCCGCCGGTTTCCATAACTACCCTATCGTTCTTCACGGCGCATCGTCAGTTGACCAAAACGCCGTTGAAACATGTAATAAATACGGCGGTCAAATTAAAGGCGCAAAAGGCATACCGGTTGAAATGCTGAGAAAAGCAAGCGAAATGGCAGTCTGCAAGATAAACATGGATACGGACATCCGCCTTGCCATGACGGCCGCTATTAGGAAATCCCTTTCCGAAAAGCCTGAAGCCTTTGACCCTCGCGGTTATCTTGGCGCCGCAAGGGAAGATATTACCGCTATGGTTGAAAGAAAAATCACAGATGTGCTTGGCTCCACAGATTCAATGAAATAAATCCAAATTTTGATTTTAAAAGCCGGAAAGTATATTCCGGCTTTTTGTTATACAAACTCAATTTTTATTAATAAGATTATAAAATACAATTAGCTTCGGTTTACAATGGCACACATGGTTCTAATCGTCAACAGGCGTTAAATAGCCGGGTTAACTCCGCTCTTGCCGTATGATTAGCTGCGCCTGCGCATCTTCGCCTTGTTTTTACGCCTATACCGCCCGTTAAAACTTTCCAACATCAAAAAGTAAAAATTTTTGCCGTTCAAGGCGCAGGCGCTCCTGCGTCATGCTTTTGCAGCGCCCAAATACGAAATTTTTTTCCCTGTGAAGCGCGTGTTCTCCTGTAAGACGGAGCCAATATTTTATCATAAACAATTCGCTTGCTTTCAATATTATTTTGCATTACAGTTACTCCTTAAAAATCATAAAATTAAAATTCATCATTTTAGTTATTCATCATACCTTTTACTGAGCGTTTCCGCCCTTTTTTTTCTGAAATATATAAATATTCTTTGCGCTATTACAAAAGAAACAATAAAAGAAAGTGCAAATGCAAAAACTTCACCTTTCGGAGGCATTTCCCCCTTTATAAAATCCACAAAGTAAGCTATAAACAAACAGCATATAAGCGCAACTGCCGTAACAGCCGCCTGTTTTTTCCATGTATAATTTTTCGCGCTTTTAACATCGATTCCTTTAATCCCGCAGCTTATTCCATAATAAAAGCAAGAAAACAATACAAGTATTGATTCCGTAATATAATATTTGCTGTCCATTTCAAAAATAAACGCTTTTATAAACATAGAAACAGCTAAAGCCAACGTAATTATAACAAATCCTCCGGATGCAATTTTCAGCCTGATAATCTGTTCCCTTTCATCTAAAACTTTCCTCATTTTTAATCCTCCTCCCAAAAAAGTTCGTCCAATGTTTTATTAAGAGTTTTGCAGATAGCAATGCAAAGGTTAAGCGTCGGGTTATACTTTCCGGCTTCTATCATTCCTATAGTCTGCCGCGTAACGCCGACTGCATCTGCAAGCTGTTCCTGCGATAAATCCATCGCCGCCCTTGCGGCCTTAAGTTTCAGGTTTTTCAAACCATCACCCCCTTCACAGCTATATAGTAACATATAACCCTCTATATGTCAATTATATTTTACTTTTTTATATATATAATTGTCTTAATGCAATATAAATATCATTTTGATGCCTCCGCAAATTTTTATAATGGAACTTAGCTTCAGTTTACAAGGACGCGCATACATTACAAGGAAAATTTAACGCGTTTCAGCGGTGCATACGCTTCTCTTAGAAAACGCTGCGCCTATGCGTATGCGCCTTGAATAGCAAAAATTTTCCATTGTAAGATCTGAGAGTTTTAACCGATTTTTAAACTTCATTATTTGCCTTTACATATAAATACAGCAATCCAACATCCATAAAATATAAAAAGCCCGATCCCCTCCGTATTATTTTATACTTCGGAAATCATGGCTTTATAAATTCAACTGTTTATTTAAACACACGCATATCAATGTATTTAACCAAAAATTATGATATCATTTTAATAAGCAAACATAAACGCATACGCCCTTATACTACTCCTCATCTATTATTGTATCGTCCGTTCCTAAAACGGCTTTAGCTTCAAGCTCTGTAAGGCTTTCAACATTTTTAAGCTTACTCCTTATAAGCCTTGATCTCGTGCCGATAAGTTTATCAAGCTCGTTGTTCGCCTGTTCAATCCTTTTCTGCGTATCAGCCAAAACCTTGTCAAACTTGTCAAACTCTGTTTTAACAGCTCCCAGCACCTTCCAAACTTCCGTGCTCCTTTTTTGAATTGCAAACGTCCTAAATCCCATTTGCAGGCTGTTTAAAAGTGCCGCCATTGTACTCGGGCCCGCTATATTAACCTTATATTCCCTTTGAAGCGTTTCAACCATTCCACGGTTTACAACCTCTGAATAAAGCCCTTCAAAAGGAAGGAACATTATTGCAAATTCCGTTGTATTGGGAGGATCAATATATTTATCCCGTATATCTTTTGCTTCTGATTTTATTGTTGATATTAACTGCTTAGCGCAATTATCGATTTCATCCTTATTGCCGCTTTCGTACGCGTCCCTCAACGCGCCGTATGTATCGCCCGGAAATTTAGAATCTATGGGCAGGAATATTATATTATCATCTTCCGTCGGTATTTTAACGGCAAATTCAACAACATTTTTACTTCCTTTTTTCGTTGCCACATTGACCATATACTGTTCAGGCGATAATATTTCCTCTAATATTGCGCCCAGCTGTATTTCACCTAAAATTCCCCTTGATTTAACATTACTGAGAACTTTTTTTAAATCCCCAACCCCAACGGCAAGCGTCTGCATTTCTCCAAGTCCTTTATAAACTTGTTCCAATCTGTCATTAACAAGTTTAAACGACTGCGTCATTCTCTCCTCAAGCGTATGCTGCAACTTTTCGTCAACAGTAACCCTCATTTGTTCAAGCTTGCTGTTATTATCACGCTGTATAAGCTCAAGCCTTTTCTCAACAGCGCTTCTTATTGCTTCAAGTTTTTGTTCGTTTTCCACGGCAAATGTTTTAAAACGTTCTTCCTGTCTTGAAAGCTGTGCATTGACGGCATTTTGAAACGCTATCTGTTTCTCGCTTATGCTTTTATTCATTGCTTCTATTTTTTCAGTCTGGGCGTCATTTGCTTCTTTTTCCCTAGCGGCTACTGTATCTCCCAACACGCTTATTGAACGATGGGTAGTATCGCTTAACTCTTGTCTTAAGATCCGCTGGCTCTCGCCTATATCCCTTTTTATGCCTTCAAGACGTTCAATCTCACTGTTTCCATTATTCTTTTTAACGGCTGCCAAAACAAGTATTATACATATTATTGCCGCTATCAAAAGACCGATTATTATATAATCCATTTGATCCTCCAATTTTTATTCTACACAGTTTTTATGTCCCCTGAATCCGCTTTCCTCAGCTTCTTCACGGCTTTCAAAATAAACCCTGTTTTCATCGTTGGGCAGTGAACCGCATGATGGCGAATGAAATACTTTGGTATTTTTATTTCCAATATAGCAAGCCCCGCTGACGTTGGTATCCGAACTTTCCTGAGATGAAACTCCGCTGTTTTCCGGAATATCTGCATCACTTTCTGTTCCGCCGCTTTCGGGCGTCGGAGTTTCTGTTTTCTTAATATTTGAAGTTCCATTGTCTTGCCCGCCGTCAACTTCTATAATATCGTTATTTCCGCCATAATCCACTTCAATGGTCTCCCCGTCAGTCCTGACAACAATATCTCCGAGATAATCGTTCCTGTAAACTTTCGCTCCTAAATCGCTCAGCTTTTCCAGCGTTTCGTCATTCGGAAGCCCGTAATCGTTTCCTTCCCCAACCTGTATAACGGCCACTTCAGGACTTACGGCTCTCAAAAATTCTTCGCTTGAAGAAGTACGCGAACCATGGTGGGCAACTTTAAGCACATCGGAATTTAAATCATATCCGCCACTTAAAATATCGCTTTCGCGTTCCTGTTCAATGTCCCCGGTAAAAAGGAAACTTCTGCTGCCGTAATCCATTTTGCATACCAACGAAATATTATTCGGATCACCGTTATAATCGCTCTTTGGCGGTATAACAAGAAACTGCGCGCTTCCCAAAGTAAAACTGTAATCGTCCGTCGGGCGTATTTCTTCAACTTCATTTTCCTCTATGGCATACAGCATATTTGTATATACCATAGAATCAAAATCGCCCTCCGGCAAAAGAATTTTGTCAACATCAAAGTTTGCCAGTATATTTCTCATAGAACCTATATGATCTTCATGATGATGAGTCCCTATAGCGACATCAATATGGCTTACGCCTTGATTTTTTAAATATTCTGTTATATATTCGTTATCGCCCCTGTTGCCTGAATCTATAAGCACGTTATAACCGTCGGGAAGTTTTATAAGCGAACAGTCCGCCTGTCCAACGTCTATATAATGAACTTCAAGAGTGCCGTTTGCAGGTATTGCCGTACTTTGAACATTTTCATCAGAAGCGTTAACCGAACATGACGTAATCAAAAAAGATATTAAAAAAACAATAAAAACTTTAAATTTATTTAAAAAATTCATTTTGCTATTCCTTTCATTTCATCGGTCCTTCAATTATTTCCTGCACAGTTGAATGAAGTTTTGATAATTCCTCTTTTCCTAATGAGGCCACGTCTATTTTTTTGTGCACATATAAATGTACGTCCGCCGGAGCAATTATATAATTATTGTTTTCAAGCACATCCGCCGCTCCGATAATAGTAAGAGGTATTATAGGAACTTTGGACTTTGTGGCAAGTTTAAAACTTCCCGCCTTAAATTCCTGTATTTTCCCGTCCCTGCTTCTTGTCCCTTCCGGAAAAATTATTAGGGAATGTCCGCTTTTTAAAAGTTCAATGCCTTCAAGTATAATTTTGAGCTGCTGTTTCATATCGCTTCTATCCATAAAAAGGCAGTGTATGCTGTCCATCCAGCCTTTAATAATCGGCAATTTTTTCAGTTCAATTTTTGCAATAAACCCAACGGGAATTTCTATTTCATCCAAAAGCATTGCAAAATCAAAATTGCTTTGATGATTGCTTACAAACAGATAGTTTCCGTCTTTCGGAAGATTTTCGGGATTATGGACAATTACGTTTGCCCCTGTGTCCCTTACCCTTCCCCCTGCCCACCAGTGTACAACCTTATAAATATATTCATCCGCCGCTTTCCTGCCCTTTGCCCTCAATATCAACTTAGCTTTGAATCTAAGCGGTACTAAAGCAATTACGGCCCCAAGGGCTTTTATATAAAACTTAATTGTCCTAAACATTTCCAACCTCCGATTATAAATTTAAATTTTCATATTTTATATTATACATCACAAAACCAATATCTGCAAAACTATTTATATAAAAACGGATATATCGCACCGCCGCTTTAAATATATTTCGATTTATAAAAACATGGCTCCTTAAATAAAAAAGCACGGGCCTTATCAGACCCATGCTTTAAAATCAAATTTAATTAAAATTATTTAGACTGCTCAAACAACCAATTTCTCATATCTTCGTCAGCGTAGGCAGGAACCCATGAGAAATGCGCTGAAGGTGTGAACACTGAACCTTCCGGATAAATTGTCGATTTATATTCAACCTTTGCAGCATCAAGCGCTTCAAGTGTAGGATATAAAAATTCATCAGGAGCTACAGTCGGATCATCTGCCGCATGGAATATCCACATAGGAATTCCTTTAAGCGCTGAAACTTTTTCAGGATCTGCGCCTCCGCAAACAGGAACTAATGCCGCAAATGTATCAGGGTGCGCAATAGCTATCGCATATGTAGCAAAACCGCCTGCCGACAATCCCGTCATATAAATCCTGTCTTTATCAACAGAGTATTCTTCCATTGTTTTTTCAAGGAGATTATAAGCGGCAACACTGTAATCAGTCATCTGGAAAGCGTTTTCAGCTTCTCCTGATCTGTATGTCATTAAAGTCGTCCAGTTATCGCTGTCGTCCTTGCTTGCACACTGAGGCGCAAGAACAATACATTCGTTTATTCCGGCTTCGCTGTCCTTAGCCCAAACAGTAGCCATCTGATATCTCTTTAACACCATGTCAAGCGACTGTGAACGCTGTCCTGAACCATGAAGGGCAAATACAACAGGATATTTCTTAGAAGCGTCATAATTTGAAGGAACATAGATTTCATAAGGCATAGTTACGCCTGTTTCTTCGTCAACATATTCTTTCTCTTCAAAAAGCGCATATGCGTCGTTGTCTTCGGCTCTTACGACATTAACCGTGTATGTATTTGAAACATCGCCGTTTGCAACGGTTATTTCAATTTCCTGCTTAACTTCCGCGTCATAGTCCTCATATCCGTCAGGAAGCTTAACAATAACGTCCGAACCGCTTTCAACTTCTTCACCGTCAACAGTCACTACCGAACCTTCAGGCGCGGAAGGCGTAACCTTCACTCCGTAAATGTCGCTTTGAACATTAAATGTATATTCATTAACAAGAGATTCGAATTTCGGAGATATGCTGTTGCCGGTTAATGTTATATCATTAACTTCAAGTCCTGTAAGGATGGCTTCCGTTTCTTTTGCTTCTTCCGTTTCCTTAGTTTCCTCGGCAGGTTTTTCTTCTTTTACAGGCTCAGCCGGTTTGATCGTTTCAGCCGGTACTGTTTCTTCAGCTGGTTTTTCCAAATCCGGCACTTTTAATACCTGATCAGGGTAGATAAGATTTGGGTTAACCAATCCGTTCATTTCTGCAAGAACTCTCCATGTTGTATTAAAAGCAGGAGCTATTTTGGATAAGTTATCCCCTTTTTTAACAACATATTCCCCTGCCATTGCAAGCGGAGCGCAACCGAGAGCCATAACAGCCGTTAAGCCTAAAGCGGCCGCCCTTTTCGATAATTTCATAAAAATTCCTCCCTACTAAATTTATTTTGTTTTACAAATACTGCATATATTAAAGTTATCATAAAATAAAAATATAGTCAAACATTTTATTCAACATTGCCCACTATACGATTATATCGTTCGCTGTAATTCCAAAAAATACGAAAAACAGCACATATCCTCACCATATAATAGTTAAATACTTATTATATTTTAACATCGCCAAAAATCGCCGATTAGCAATTTTATATAATCAAGAAGCTCTTAAGACAATAAATACGAAAGAAAAAACATCATAATTTACTAAAAACTATTTCATTATAATCCTTAAAATCAATTATTACTTTTTTTTATGTAAATTCCCTTGTTAAAAAATTAAAAATATTATAGAATGGTAAAATATGATAATATAAGAATTGAAAGGAGCAACAAAAATGGCTAATGATAAAAAACTTGTGGCTGCCATTACAGATATGGAACAAGACTTCCCACAATGGTATACAGACGTCGTTAAAAAAGCCGACCTTGTTGATTATTCAAGCGTCAAAGGCTGCATGATAATACGTCCATACGGATATGCAATTTGGGAACTTATGCAGAAGGAGCTTGACTCCCGCTTTAAAAAAACCGGCCATGAAAACGTTTATATGCCTATGTTCATACCGGAAAGCCTGCTTCAAAAAGAAAAGGATCATGTGGAAGGATTTGCGCCTGAAGTCGCATGGGTTACCCACGGAGGCGATAACGAGCTTCAGGAACGGCTCTGCGTCCGCCCTACATCCGAAACGCTTTTCTGCGACCATTACAAAAACATAATACACTCATATAGGGATCTTCCAAAGCTTTATAACCAATGGTGTTCCGTAGTTCGGTGGGAAAAAACTACAAGGCCGTTTTTGAGAACAACTG
Above is a window of Anaerotignum faecicola DNA encoding:
- the lspA gene encoding signal peptidase II, which produces MVYLIINFLIISVDQLTKRLVKKKLGINEKHEVIKNRFYIWHKKNTGISFSVFSGHIKAISTATAVLTVIGYILFIIMLPVKGIKSLKTGFSFLLAGAAGNLIDRLRDMEVTDFLYIKAKSAPIFNIADIFLIIGSVISALSLKSE
- a CDS encoding LysM peptidoglycan-binding domain-containing protein, with the translated sequence MKLSKRAAALGLTAVMALGCAPLAMAGEYVVKKGDNLSKIAPAFNTTWRVLAEMNGLVNPNLIYPDQVLKVPDLEKPAEETVPAETIKPAEPVKEEKPAEETKETEEAKETEAILTGLEVNDITLTGNSISPKFESLVNEYTFNVQSDIYGVKVTPSAPEGSVVTVDGEEVESGSDVIVKLPDGYEDYDAEVKQEIEITVANGDVSNTYTVNVVRAEDNDAYALFEEKEYVDEETGVTMPYEIYVPSNYDASKKYPVVFALHGSGQRSQSLDMVLKRYQMATVWAKDSEAGINECIVLAPQCASKDDSDNWTTLMTYRSGEAENAFQMTDYSVAAYNLLEKTMEEYSVDKDRIYMTGLSAGGFATYAIAIAHPDTFAALVPVCGGADPEKVSALKGIPMWIFHAADDPTVAPDEFLYPTLEALDAAKVEYKSTIYPEGSVFTPSAHFSWVPAYADEDMRNWLFEQSK
- the rmuC gene encoding DNA recombination protein RmuC, which gives rise to MDYIIIGLLIAAIICIILVLAAVKKNNGNSEIERLEGIKRDIGESQRILRQELSDTTHRSISVLGDTVAAREKEANDAQTEKIEAMNKSISEKQIAFQNAVNAQLSRQEERFKTFAVENEQKLEAIRSAVEKRLELIQRDNNSKLEQMRVTVDEKLQHTLEERMTQSFKLVNDRLEQVYKGLGEMQTLAVGVGDLKKVLSNVKSRGILGEIQLGAILEEILSPEQYMVNVATKKGSKNVVEFAVKIPTEDDNIIFLPIDSKFPGDTYGALRDAYESGNKDEIDNCAKQLISTIKSEAKDIRDKYIDPPNTTEFAIMFLPFEGLYSEVVNRGMVETLQREYKVNIAGPSTMAALLNSLQMGFRTFAIQKRSTEVWKVLGAVKTEFDKFDKVLADTQKRIEQANNELDKLIGTRSRLIRSKLKNVESLTELEAKAVLGTDDTIIDEE
- a CDS encoding MBL fold metallo-hydrolase, with amino-acid sequence MNFLNKFKVFIVFLISFLITSCSVNASDENVQSTAIPANGTLEVHYIDVGQADCSLIKLPDGYNVLIDSGNRGDNEYITEYLKNQGVSHIDVAIGTHHHEDHIGSMRNILANFDVDKILLPEGDFDSMVYTNMLYAIEENEVEEIRPTDDYSFTLGSAQFLVIPPKSDYNGDPNNISLVCKMDYGSRSFLFTGDIEQERESDILSGGYDLNSDVLKVAHHGSRTSSSEEFLRAVSPEVAVIQVGEGNDYGLPNDETLEKLSDLGAKVYRNDYLGDIVVRTDGETIEVDYGGNNDIIEVDGGQDNGTSNIKKTETPTPESGGTESDADIPENSGVSSQESSDTNVSGACYIGNKNTKVFHSPSCGSLPNDENRVYFESREEAEESGFRGHKNCVE
- a CDS encoding 1-acyl-sn-glycerol-3-phosphate acyltransferase, encoding MFRTIKFYIKALGAVIALVPLRFKAKLILRAKGRKAADEYIYKVVHWWAGGRVRDTGANVIVHNPENLPKDGNYLFVSNHQSNFDFAMLLDEIEIPVGFIAKIELKKLPIIKGWMDSIHCLFMDRSDMKQQLKIILEGIELLKSGHSLIIFPEGTRSRDGKIQEFKAGSFKLATKSKVPIIPLTIIGAADVLENNNYIIAPADVHLYVHKKIDVASLGKEELSKLHSTVQEIIEGPMK
- a CDS encoding helix-turn-helix transcriptional regulator, with protein sequence MKNLKLKAARAAMDLSQEQLADAVGVTRQTIGMIEAGKYNPTLNLCIAICKTLNKTLDELFWEED
- the fba gene encoding class II fructose-1,6-bisphosphate aldolase, giving the protein MALVTTKKMFEKAFEGKYSIGAFNINNMEIIQAVVEAAKKHNSAVILQVSKSALKYAHPAYLKAMVEAAVAETGLDIALHLDHGADFEICKECIEAGFTSVMFDGSHFDYEENVAKTKEIVDYAHSKGVVVEAELGKLAGVEDEVKVSAEGATYTDPDQAVDFVKRTGVDSLAIAIGTSHGAYKFKGEAKLDFDRLKTITEKLEAAGFHNYPIVLHGASSVDQNAVETCNKYGGQIKGAKGIPVEMLRKASEMAVCKINMDTDIRLAMTAAIRKSLSEKPEAFDPRGYLGAAREDITAMVERKITDVLGSTDSMK
- a CDS encoding amidohydrolase; its protein translation is MLFENISYLNESFEVIKNTNILVEHDLISYIGKETPRSYNGRRLDGKNKLLMPGFVNTHCHVPMTIFRSLGGNLPLDKWLENFIFPFEAKLTEKAVYTGSLIGISEMIKSGVTSFNNMYYFSETICSAIDESGIKANIAMEGLSFDDSINNKYTCNKDDAINFFKNYNNSCGGRIKTDLSIHSEYTGNPQKAEMIGALARELNTGIQLHLSETEKETKDCILRHGKTPPQYFESLGVFDNHVTAAHCVYINDDDIEILKNKNVTVSHCPLSNLKLGSGICDISKLINKGINVTIGTDGAASNDNLNFLEDIKMSALLAKGIHKDASMISSEDIIKAATVNGALSQRRYDTGVIAPGKKADLFVMDFSGINLLPGNDFLNGLIYASLPENIILTMADGKILYENGVFTGIDIEKLKYEAIGILGEIK